In one Triplophysa dalaica isolate WHDGS20190420 chromosome 9, ASM1584641v1, whole genome shotgun sequence genomic region, the following are encoded:
- the or64a1 gene encoding odorant receptor 127-1, whose translation MENGTMPSYFYFTLFKEFVHLRYFLVIVTLSVYFSIVLFNVIILYVVFKERSLHEPMYILISCLSVNDLFGSTGFFPRLIIDILSNTNVISRSACFVQIYIIYTYAISEYTILTLMAYDRYIAICHPLKYHKTMTSKVTTLYIAIASLYAMFSMGLVIFFSARLPLCGTDIARLYCSNWSVVRLSCGVSTSTNNIIGFFVTTTTVFLPALFILYTYVRILIICQKSSKEFRGKALQTCLPHIVSFVNYSIASFCDIALSRYDSDKYKIAALVFSVEFLVLPPVCNPLIYGLNLPEMRKHILCLFRRSKIAQFPSK comes from the coding sequence ATGGAGAATGGAACCATGCCTTCATATTTTTACTTCACTTTGTTCAAGGAATTTGTTCACCTCAGATATTTCCTTGTGATAGTGAcactttcagtttatttttccattgtattatttaatgtcattattttatatgtggTGTTTAAGGAAAGAAGTCTTCATGAACCAATGTACATATTAATAtcttgtctgtctgtcaatGACCTCTTTGGGTCAACTGGTTTCTTTCCTAGATTAATAATTGATATCCTTTCTAATACAAATGTTATTTCCAGGTCAGCATGCTTTGTTCAGATATATATCATTTATACATACGCAATATCTGAATACACAATATTAACTCTGATGGCGTATGATAGATATATTGCCATTTGTcatcctttaaaatatcacaaaactaTGACCTCAAAAGTAACAACACTATACATAGCAATAGCATCACTTTATGCAATGTTTTCTATGGGTcttgttattttcttttcagCTAGATTGCCTTTGTGTGGGACTGACATAGCCAGACTTTACTGTTCCAACTGGTCTGTGGTTCGACTCTCTTGTGGGGTTTCAACTTCGACTAACAACATTATTGGATTTTTTGTCACGACAACAACAGTTTTTCTGCCTgcccttttcattttatacaCGTATGTCAGAATTTTGATCATTTGTCAGAAAAGCTCTAAAGAATTTAGGGGAAAAGCATTGCAAACGTGTCTTCCTCACATTGTAAGCTTTGTTAACTACTCTATTGCATCCTTTTGTGATATTGCTTTAAGTCGGTATGATTCCGACAAGTATAAAATTGCTGCTTTAGTCTTTTCAGTGGAATTTCTGGTTTTACCACCTGTTTGCAATCCTCTCATTTATGGCTTAAACTTGCCAGAAATGcgcaaacatattttgtgtttgtttcgaCGTTCAAAAATTGCCCAGTTTCCCTCTAAATAA